In Acinonyx jubatus isolate Ajub_Pintada_27869175 chromosome B3, VMU_Ajub_asm_v1.0, whole genome shotgun sequence, a genomic segment contains:
- the DLL4 gene encoding delta-like protein 4 — MAAASRSAFSWALLLLVTLWQQRAAGSGVFQLQLQEFANERGVLASGRPCEPGCRTFFRVCLKHFQAVVSPGPCTFGSVSTPVLGTNSFAVGDDSSGGGRNPLQLPFNFTWPGTFSLIIEAWHAPGDDLRPEALPPDALISKIAIQGSLAVGKNWLLDEQTSPPTRLRYSYRVICSDNYYGDSCSRLCKKRNDHFGHYVCQPDGSLSCLPGWTGEYCEQPVCLSGCHEQNGYCSKPAECICRPGWQGRLCNECIPHNGCRHGTCSIPWQCTCDEGWGGLFCDQDLNYCTHHSPCKNGATCSNSGQRSYTCTCRPGYTGVDCELELSECDSNPCRNGGSCKDQEDGYRCLCPPGYYGLHCEHSTLSCADSPCFNGGSCRERNQGASYACECPPNFMGSNCEKKVDRCTSNPCANGGQCVNRGPNRMCRCRPGFTGLHCELPISDCARSPCAHGGTCHDLENGLMCTCPAGFSGRRCEVPIPGDACVSGPCFNGATCYPGLSRDSFVCNCPYGFVGSRCEFPMSMPPSFPWVAVSLGVGLVVVLVLLGMVAVAVRQLRLRRPDDGGREAMNNLSDFQKDNLIPAAQLKNTNQKKELEVDCGLDKSNCGKQQNHTLDYNLAPGPLGRGTMAGKYSHSDKSLGEKAPLRLHSEKPECRISAICSPRESMYQSVCLISEERNECVIATEV, encoded by the exons ATGGCAGCCGCGTCCCGTAGCGCCTTTAGCTGGGCGCTACTGCTGCTGGTGACACTTTGGCAGCAG CGCGCAGCCGGCTCCGGAGTCTTCCAGCTGCAGCTCCAGGAGTTTGCCAACGAGCGCGGCGTACTGGCTAGCGGGCGGCCGTGCGAACCCGGCTGCAGGACCTTCTTCCGCGTCTGCCTTAAGCACTTCCAGGCGGTCGTCTCGCCCGGGCCCTGCACCTTTGGCAGCGTCTCGACGCCTGTGTTGGGCACCAACTCCTTCGCCGTCGGGGACGATAGTAGCGGCGGGGGACGCAACCCTCTTCAACTCCCTTTCAATTTCACCTGGCCG GGTACCTTCTCACTCATCATCGAGGCTTGGCACGCGCCAGGAGACGACCTGAGGCCAG AGGCCTTGCCACCAGACGCGCTTATCAGCAAGATCGCCATCCAGGGCTCCCTAGCTGTGGGCAAGAACTGGTTATTGGATGAGCAGACCAGCCCTCCCACAAGGCTGCGCTACTCTTACCGGGTCATCTGCAGTGACAACTACTATGGGGACAGCTGCTCACGCCTGTGCAAGAAGCGTAATGACCACTTCGGCCACTACGTGTGCCAGCCAGATGGCAGCCTGTCCTGCCTACCCGGCTGGACTGGGGAGTACTGCGAACAGC cTGTCTGTCTTTCTGGCTGTCATGAACAGAATGGTTACTGCAGCAAGCCAGCAGAATGCAT CTGCCGCCCAGGCTGGCAAGGACGCCTGTGCAACGAGTGCATCCCCCACAATGGCTGTCGCCATGGCACCTGCAGCATCCCCTGGCAATGCACCTGTGATGAGGGCTGGGGGGGCCTATTCTGTGACCAAG ATCTCAATTACTGCACCCACCACTCTCCATGCAAGAACGGGGCAACGTGCTCCAACAGTGGGCAGCGGAGCTACACCTGCACCTGTCGCCCAGGCTACACTGGTGTAGACTGTGAACTGGAGCTCAGCGAGTGTGATAGCAACCCTTGTCGCAATGGAGGCAGCTGTAAG GACCAGGAGGATGGCTACCGCTGCCTGTGTCCCCCGGGCTACTATGGCTTGCACTGTGAACACAGCACTTTGAGCTGTGCAGACTCACCCTGCTTCAATGGGGGCTCTTGCCGGGAGCGCAACCAGGGGGCCAGCTATGCCTGTGAATGCCCCCCCAACTTCATGGGCTCCAACTGTGAGAAGAAGGTGGACAGGTGTACCAGCAACCCATGTGCCAATG GGGGCCAGTGCGTGAACCGTGGTCCGAACCGCATGTGCCGCTGCCGTCCTGGATTCACAGGCCTCCACTGTGAACTCCCCATCAGCGACTGTGCCCGCAGCCCTTGTGCCCACGGTGGCACTTGCCATGATCTAGAGAATGGGCTCATGTGCACCTGCCCTGCTGGTTTCTCTGGCCGGCGCTGCGAGGTGCCTATTCCTGGTGACGCCTGTGTCTCAGGACCCTGCTTCAATGGGGCCACCTGCTACCCTGGCCTCTCCCGGGACAGCTTCGTCTGCAACTGTCCCTATGGCTTTGTGGGCAGCCGCTGCGAGTTCCCTATGAGCATgccacccagcttcccctggGTGGCTGTCTCTCTGGGCGTGGGactggtggtggtgctggtgttGCTGGGCATGGTGGCAGTGGCAGTGCGGCAGCTGCGACTTCGGCGGCCTGATGATGGTGGCAGGGAGGCCATGAACAACTTGTCAGACTTCCAGAAGGACAACCTGATCCCTGCAGCCCAGCTCAAGAACACAAACCAGAAGAAGGAGCTGGAAGTGGACTGTGGCCTGGACAAGTCCAACTGTGGCAAACAACAGAACCACACACTGGACTATAATCTGGCCCCAGGGCCTCTGGGGCGAGGGACCATGGCGGGGAAGTATTCCCACAGTGATAAGAGCTTAGGGGAGAAGGCGCCACTGAGGTTACACAG TGAAAAGCCAGAGTGTCGGATATCAGCGATATGCTCCCCCAGGGAATCCATGTACCAGTCTGTGTGTTTGATATCAGAAGAGAGGAACGAATGTGTCATTGCCACAGAG GTATAA